The nucleotide sequence AACTGGACAGGGTAGCCTCTATGTCGGAGTCAATGGCAGCCTTGTTACCTTTGTCCCATATTTCCAAACCAATTAGAATTACCCGGAAATTGATCTCCTGATAAAGCCTGTCTACATGATTGACGATCTCCTTCACCCGATGCCTCAACTTCTTTAGGCTTTTATACTTCTTGTACTCCCCATGGTCCACTACCACAAAGAGCTCCACATAGTGGGTGTCCTTTGGGATGGATCCAGGTATCCAGTTCTTGGGCATAGAGACGGCCTCCATCATTGTCTCCAGTTCTCCCTTCAAGCTGACCTTACTAACTCCACAAGTTCTATGTTTCCCCTTGAGATTTTCTTGCTTATAGATGGCATGTTTCCCCTGGTCACTCCTGTGTCCATCACTGATATGTTTCTCCTGGGTGGTGTCATGTCTCTCCTGATGACTGACAAGGCTGCTCTGAGTGGTTCTGTGTCTCTCCAGATCACTGTCATGTTTCTCATGGGTGCTGCCATGTCTGCCCTGGGTGATGCCATATCCCTTGTCAGTGCTGTTATATCTCTTGTTGGTGCTGTCATGATTCTCATGAGGGCTGCCATGTTTCTCCTGGATGATGCCATGTTTCTCCTGGGGACTGCTATGTTTCTCCTGGGTGATGCCATGTTTCTCCTGGGGGCTGCCATGTCTCCCCTGGGGGCTGCCATGTTTCTCTTTGGTGATGCCATGTTTCTCCTGGGTGATTCCGTGTCTCCCCTGGGGGCTGCCATGTTTCTCTTCGGTGATGCCATGTTTCCCCTGGGTGATGCCATGTTTCTCCTGGGTGATTCCATGTCTCCCCTGGGGGCTGCCATGTTTCTCTTCAGTGATGCCATGTTTCCCCTGGGTGATGCCATGTTTCTCCTGGGTGATTCCATGTCTCCCCTGGGGGCTGCCATGTTTCTCTTTGGTGATGCCATGTTTCTCCTGGGTGATTCCGTGTCTCCCCTGGGGGCTGCCATGTTTCTCTTCGGTGATGCCATGTTTCCCCTGGGTGATGCCATGTTTCTCCTGGGTGATTCCATGTCTCCCCTGGGGGCTGCCATGTTTCTCTTCAGTGATGCCATGTTTCCCCTGGGTGATGCCATGTTTCTCTTGGGTGATTCCATGTCTCCCCTGGGGGCTGCCATGTTTCTCTTCGGTGATGCCATGTTTCCCCTGGGTGATGCCATGCTTCCCCTGGGTGATGCCATGTCTCCCCTTGGTGATGCCATGTCTCCCCTGGAGGCCTCCCTGTCTCTCTTGGGGACTACCATGTTTCTGCTGGTCCAGGGGTTCAATCAGATGGATGATGGAGTCAGCCTTGAAAAAGCCACGGATCCCTAGACATGTACTGATGCTGGCAACAGAATTCTGGTAGCCTTCCACATGACCCTGATAGAAGCAGTGCTGCCCGATGTGCGGTTTCTTGGTCACTTCTGTGCCATTGGCCAAGGTGTAGGTCTCTGTGTAGTCTGACCCTACCAGGTGCCTGTTTCTGCGGAGGTGGAGGGTGAAGTTGTTGCCTCTCAGGCCTAGGAGGTAGCGGATGGTCTCAGGATACAAAGTCGGTCTTGAAGAGAGTTCATTCAGAGCCCCTGAGATGGGTAACCGGAAAGGCTGGACCACTTCATACTGTTCCACATGGGGAAGGTGGCCCATTGGCAGTGGAGGGAGTGCAGAGAAGCCCTGGCACTCCCTAAGAGCACTTCccaggcagaggaggaggaaacaGCCCCAGAAGCAGGGGCCACGGGGGCACATCCTGGAGAGTGGACAGTGCCTGCCACCTCGCCAGGGATGAGGTCCTTCAGTCAGGGCTGCCACACCACCTGTTGGGGTGGGGATGTGGCTAGGTAGGGCATGCTGTACCCAGCTCCTGCCCCTCTGCCTGGGCCTCCAGACTCtcgtcccctccccctcctgcagTGATCTCACAAAGGGCTTTCTACCCAGCAGCCTTGTGAGGTGGGCAGCGGCATCCCCCGCCCTCTTCTGCCTGGCCCACCACTGTCTTCTCTAGTTTTGAGGCGTTCTTTGTGGTTGCAGTCACTTTCATTGGTGCACATAGTAGGacctcagtaaatatttgtgggATGGAGTGGATGCGGTTCTTAGTCTCTGTTTTGAGATCTATGATGACCCCTCAGGAATTCTGTTGCTGTTTGCCTACCAGTGTCTTTGCTTGGTCTTCTCCCCACAGGTAAATTCCTTCAGTATACCCTATGGACACTTCCAGGGAACTCTTCCCAGAAGGCCTTGGCTCAGGTTCAGTACCTATGGGGTGGTTTCTAGGCAGCACAAACCAGGGAGGGTCACCACATTACAGGGTGAGAAACACTCGGAGGGTTCAGTGGATGGCAAGCTCAGTGAGTGAACAGTGTGATCCAGTCACCCCGAAAGCTCATTCTTTCTGAGATAACTCTCATGGGTCATTACTGAAACTGACAGACAGACCTGTCAGTGCTGAAAGAAACCCTTTTATTTGGCCTGTTTCCCGAAGGGTTCTATGACTTAATTGAAGACACCCAAAGAAATGGGAGTCAGGAACAATGTGGGAAGAGTTCTGGAGCAGCCCCCTCACACTAGGGCCAGTGCTGACACCTCCAGACTAGTGCACCCTCTTGAGCCCCACATGATTTGGTTGGGGACCAGCCCCTCCAAATGGGGTAGCCTGAACCCCCTCACAGCAGGCCAAGCCAGACTGGGAAGAGATGCAACCAAGGGTCTCGCCAGGGAGCTTTGGTGTGTGGCCTTGGGCCTTGGGCGAGAAGGAGGAGTCCATAATAGTCTAGGATGCTTGGGTCAGTGCTTCAGGGTAACTGGAGCAGCTTGAGAATCAGGTCTGTTCAGGTGTAAGGGTCATTCCAGATGTTCTGTAGGGTTGGGAAAGGGGCCTGGCTTAGGCATATCTGGTTGGTTTCCTACCTCAGAGGTCACAGACAAAGGAGAGGCCCCTCCACCAAGGAAGTTAGAGGGTTCCAAAGTCTAAAGGATTCCAGAGAAGGGGTTGGGCGGCAGGGAGGGGGCCACCAGGCCAAAGGAGAGCTGGGTTAGGGAATGATGGACAGGAAAGACTGGGCCCGAGCAACCAGAGGTGTTGCGGACTGCTGTGACAGGCCCAGAGGAGAAGGGAGGCTCTCTTGCCTGGCCCTGGGCCAGGCACCGCACTTCTAAAAGTTTGTTCTGTTCAGGGAGATGGGGCAATGAGCTGGAATTCATGGAATACATGGTCCAAGGACTCATTGGATGGCCGGGATGGCCAGGCCGGGATGGCCACGTGGCTTCTGCTGGCTCAAGGAACGGAGGCTAATTAACCTAAAGAGAGGGAACAGGAGGAGACATAAAGAAGCAGAAACTTAGATGGCCATGACAGCTGGCTTTGAACGTTTGAAAGCCTTCAGGTAGGCAGGGGCTTAGGGTTATTCTCTGTGGCTccaaagggcagaattaggaagAGTGGACGGATGTTGTAGGGAAACAAGGCTTCTTCTCAGCATAAGGaagactttctaacaattagaactggaaagaggaGTGAACAGCTTTGTTAGGCAGGGAATTCCCCGTCACTAGAGGTATTCAGCTTATTGGTGATGGTAGAGAAAGGGATTTGCACTTCAGGCAGAGGTTCTACTGCATATGCTCTCTAAGTATatgacttaaaaagaaaagaatcagagCGAGTAAACAAGGTTCTGAAACGCCCCCAGCTAAGTTGACCCCTAAAAGCACCCTCATCAgcccaatggaatgaataatggtGGACGGTCAGGCAGTGCTGAGCAAGGGAGTATTAGGAGGTCAAGGGCCCTATTGGAGACTGTGTTCCCACAGCATAGGCAAGTGCCCGGTTCTGTAAGGGCAGGCCTGACCAAAGGATGCCCTCTTGAAGGCCTCTCGAAGGACACCTCTTCATCATTTAAAGGCCTGCTTCCCCGGTGGGCTCATTTTCCAGGCCTCTTATCCATGAGCACTAATATTGAGGGGGAAGATAGAGCTTCAGGAACATCGAGATCCCTTTTGCTCCTTGCTGGCAACCCTGAGGAAGTGTTTGATGAAACAAGAACAGAAAGACTTGGCCAAAGCCAGGTTGGGGATTGGCAGTGAATTTCAGTTGTCAAGACCACTGCGCTCTGATACCGTGAATGATGAAGACCCAATACCAAGTCCAGCACGAGATTGTTTCTGCCAGTCTCGGGCAGAATGCTTccttatgtcattttttttccaaataactcAATCTCCTGTGTGATGTGGGGCAGGAATGAAAGCTGGACATCTTAGTTCCAGATCCCAAACATAGCTAGgaacagggagaggggagaaaggcatCTATGATGAAATTACATCCAGCCTGAGCCTCTCCTCCCGCTGCAGAATAAACCATCTCCAGGCCTCCTGTGATGTGGGTGCAGCTTGAGGGCTAATTCTGCctgtggtggtggttgtgtgtgtctgtgttgtggtttgtccttcattctggaagaggacaaTGACTTCGGGAAGCGACAAGGGGGCACCCAAGAAATGGGAACCTTGCTTACTCGCTCTGATTCTAGCTGGCCCTCCCTTACCTTTCATACTTTCTCTAGTTCAACCAGATTAATTGTGGCAAGGTTAGCCTAATgccctctttcattttctttccccaagtGTCTGAAGGTCAGTGGCTGATTTTGACTTGTAGAATGAGTATCATTTAAGAAATCCTCCTGATGCGTCCCCACATAATCTTAACACACAGAATTTCAGTTTTGAATTAAGAGATGCGAGCCCCCTTCAGCTGTCAGATTTCCATCTATTTGTTTAATGCCGACATTGCTCAAATGCTCCAAGGTTTATTAAGCAACTTACTTTCATcatcccatttgagcctcacagtcaCTCTAGAGGGTAATGATACAgttagtattatccccattttataggtgggggGACTGAGATTCCGTAATCATGCAGCTAATGTGGGTGAGGGGGATTCAAGCCTCCCCTGGCTCCAAGGTCCAGCTGGCTTCCCTCCATGCCACGTGGCTTCTCTGATAATAGATCAAGACTTAGGCCTCTGCAAGAGAACTCACAGTGCTGGAAAGGCCAAGTGCCAGAGGATTCCCCGGATTCAGagatcagaagacctaggtttgaattccacctccgccacttgctgtgtgaccagcAGCAGGTCACAACTTCcaacttctcattttaaaaaggaagctcctatggttgttgtgaggccaAGTGACGCCAAATAtaagaaatgctttgtaaaccataacgTGCTCGGTGGAAGTTGTGAATGGCCTGGCTGATTGAGCCTCCATactttaaaagcttaaaaatctAACTCTGACTATTCCCCCTTGATAGCAAAGCAATCAGTTCTAACTGGTGGGTGCATCATGAACCAGCCTTGTCAGACTGGCCACGCTTTACTCCCTAgcacctccccttccctctgaATCCTGCCCCTAAGCCTACAAAGGGGAGAGTCTCCTCCCTTGGGGCTCCACTCAGCATCCCTCCCTGccattttccaaaccaaaatgtCCCTCCCTGGCCTCCATAGCATTTAAAAGTTGTCATCCCTAATGGAATGTGTCAACAGGCAATCAGAACTTCTTAAAACCTACTTGAagactaggctttttttttttaagtaaatcattattttattttttccaatcacacataaagatagttttcaccattcatttttataagatactgagttccaaattttccttccttcctccccccctccctaagatgacaagcaatctgatataggttatacatgtgcaatcatggaaaactaggtttattacaagagaaacgAATGCCTAtggaacccaaagagttcacCATCCATACGGAAGTGTGTATTTTTATAATAGCAGgacaaaaggaagaggagatgcCAGGAATCTCCACCTAGAGGGGTGTGgcatgggagggggaaaggtgcaGTAAGGTGGTATAAGAACAAAACCCCTCCTGAAGGGGGTACCCTTGGGAACTACAGCCAGACCATGTCTTTATCGACAAGGGTCCTAGCTGTGAAGCAGTTTCCCAGCCTAGGCAGACTGACGGCACCTGTCTCGACTCCCAAGGACATACAGGGCACCCAGCTTGGggtgcaaacaacaaattatgttagctttggtggggaagggggtggctTTGTCAGGGCCTCCTGAGTGCTTGCAacccagtgtttctggaaaatatggcaactccaaaagactaagTTCAGGGGACCTCTTAACATTCCTTaacaaatgtaaactcctcgaaCACAAGGCCTTTGTCTCGACTTGTATCAAGAGagcctggcacatcataagtgccttttcattcatttcactcattcttttttttttttttgagaggggaagggaaggcaattggggttaagtgacttgcccaaggtcacacatctagtaaatgtgtcaagtgtctgaagccaaatttgaactcaggtcctcttgactccagggccggtgctctgctcactgcaccacctggctgcccctgttTCACTCCTTCATAACAGTGATTAGAGGCAATATG is from Trichosurus vulpecula isolate mTriVul1 chromosome 7, mTriVul1.pri, whole genome shotgun sequence and encodes:
- the LOC118857437 gene encoding disintegrin and metalloproteinase domain-containing protein 8-like; this translates as MDSSFSPKAQGHTPKLPGETLGCISSQSGLACCGVAALTEGPHPWRGGRHCPLSRMCPRGPCFWGCFLLLCLGSALRECQGFSALPPLPMGHLPHVEQYEVVQPFRLPISGALNELSSRPTLYPETIRYLLGLRGNNFTLHLRRNRHLVGSDYTETYTLANGTEVTKKPHIGQHCFYQGHVEGYQNSVASISTCLGIRGFFKADSIIHLIEPLDQQKHGSPQERQGGLQGRHGITKGRHGITQGKHGITQGKHGITEEKHGSPQGRHGITQEKHGITQGKHGITEEKHGSPQGRHGITQEKHGITQGKHGITEEKHGSPQGRHGITQEKHGITKEKHGSPQGRHGITQEKHGITQGKHGITEEKHGSPQGRHGITQEKHGITQGKHGITEEKHGSPQGRHGITQEKHGITKEKHGSPQGRHGSPQEKHGITQEKHSSPQEKHGIIQEKHGSPHENHDSTNKRYNSTDKGYGITQGRHGSTHEKHDSDLERHRTTQSSLVSHQERHDTTQEKHISDGHRSDQGKHAIYKQENLKGKHRTCGVSKVSLKGELETMMEAVSMPKNWIPGSIPKDTHYVELFVVVDHGEYKKYKSLKKLRHRVKEIVNHVDRLYQEINFRVILIGLEIWDKGNKAAIDSDIEATLSSFLKWRDSDLIRKKKHDNAQLITGVSFGGTDVGLARLASMCTEGSGGVSHDYSMNPFGVATTLAHEMGHNLGMNHDENIRGCQCEKNKQEDRCIMTSTFGTVLPKRFSSCSKYNLHKFLAGNIFSSSCLNNFPALEKLEEGPVCGNNFLERGEECDCGLPEECLNQCCNPKSCRLAPGAECTEGKCCQACQVMPAGEICREAQNACDLAEYCDGKQPKCPENVYKENGTPCWNGYCYNGACPTYKQQCQALWGRGADVSTDKCFLLNLPKGCTEAFYPSKQGLNKCRFLSCSRPSPKRSTRHLCSFLLEDESCDLAITKSENHSPFQMVAPGTKCGKKKVCYRRRCQGLSIYGARNCSSKCHDRGVCNHKRECHCDPGWAPPDCQKKLSELKEELLSQDRISLGRGLPLPKNIKDRSLLVGVLVALTLMAVLAILVFVFYKWKMGRKEGITAASPIYRYKRETIGYP